Proteins encoded together in one Planctomyces sp. SH-PL14 window:
- the plsX gene encoding phosphate acyltransferase PlsX, which yields MRIALDAMGGDHAPSVNVLGAIEAVRSNPNLEVFLVGDVAAIDAQIAAAGYSGERLRIVPSDGYIGMDEKPMDALRKKPGCSIAVCWKLMADREVDAVVSAGHTGGVVASGLRTRLFLKGVKRPGIAVVLPTMGGRAVLMDVGANPGARPEHLHQYAIMGSVFAEHVLGIENPRYGLMNIGSEEGKGTQDVLETHELISKSTIPGRYVGNVEGRGLYLGEADVIICEGFVGNVVLKVSEGMASMMMTTISSTVMESLETEKHHAAKAFHGIKKRFEYNEVGGAPLLGVDGICLICHGSSDARAINNALATAVMLHARKINERITEHLGG from the coding sequence ATGCGCATCGCACTGGACGCGATGGGTGGAGATCATGCGCCGAGCGTCAACGTCCTGGGGGCGATTGAGGCGGTGCGCTCCAATCCGAACCTGGAAGTCTTCCTGGTCGGAGACGTCGCGGCCATTGATGCCCAGATTGCGGCGGCCGGTTACTCGGGCGAGCGGCTGCGGATCGTGCCGTCCGACGGCTACATCGGCATGGACGAGAAGCCGATGGACGCCCTTCGCAAGAAACCGGGCTGCTCCATTGCCGTCTGCTGGAAGCTGATGGCCGATCGGGAAGTCGATGCGGTGGTCAGCGCTGGCCACACCGGCGGCGTTGTCGCGTCGGGGCTGCGGACGCGGCTCTTTCTCAAGGGGGTCAAGCGCCCCGGGATTGCGGTGGTCCTGCCGACGATGGGGGGACGGGCTGTGCTGATGGATGTCGGGGCGAATCCCGGCGCGCGTCCGGAGCACCTGCACCAGTATGCGATCATGGGCTCGGTCTTTGCCGAGCATGTGCTGGGGATTGAGAATCCCCGTTACGGGCTGATGAACATCGGCAGCGAAGAGGGGAAGGGGACGCAGGACGTCCTCGAGACTCACGAGCTGATTTCGAAGTCGACGATTCCCGGCCGGTACGTCGGCAATGTCGAGGGGCGCGGGCTGTACCTTGGCGAAGCGGATGTCATTATCTGCGAAGGGTTTGTCGGGAATGTGGTGCTGAAGGTCAGTGAGGGGATGGCGTCGATGATGATGACGACCATCTCGTCGACCGTGATGGAGTCGCTGGAGACGGAGAAGCACCACGCGGCGAAGGCGTTCCACGGCATCAAGAAGCGGTTCGAGTACAACGAAGTCGGTGGGGCTCCGCTGTTGGGTGTCGACGGGATTTGTCTGATCTGTCATGGGTCGAGCGATGCCCGGGCGATCAACAATGCGTTGGCGACGGCGGTGATGTTGCATGCTCGGAAGATCAATGAGCGGATCACGGAGCATCTGGGCGGCTGA
- the rpmF gene encoding 50S ribosomal protein L32, which produces MAVPKRRKSKSRRNMRRSHDGVKPMKLQYCPQCGTAVPSHVVCPNCGSYQGRAMVTPEE; this is translated from the coding sequence ATGGCCGTTCCCAAGCGACGGAAGTCCAAGTCACGCCGCAACATGCGGCGGAGCCACGACGGCGTGAAGCCGATGAAGCTCCAGTATTGTCCCCAGTGCGGCACCGCGGTCCCCTCGCACGTCGTCTGTCCGAACTGCGGCTCGTACCAGGGCCGCGCGATGGTCACTCCTGAGGAATAA